From the Homo sapiens chromosome 1, GRCh38.p14 Primary Assembly genome, one window contains:
- the SRSF10 gene encoding serine/arginine-rich splicing factor 10 isoform 3 (isoform 3 is encoded by transcript variant 3) — MSRYLRPPNTSLFVRNVADDTRSEDLRREFGRYGPIVDVYVPLDFYTRRPRGFAYVQFEDVRDAEDALHNLDRKWICGRQIEIQFAQGDRKTPNQMKAKEGRNVYSSSRYDDYDRYRRSRSRSYERRRSRSRSFDYNYRRSYSPRNRPTGRPRRSRSHSDNDRFKHRNRSFSRSKSNSRSRSKSQPKKEMKAKSRSRSASHTKTRGTSKTDSKTHYKSGSRYEKESRKKEPPRSKSQSRSQSRSRSKSRSRSWTSPKSSGH, encoded by the exons ATGTCCCGCTACCTGCGTCCCCCCAACACGTCTCTGTTCGTCAGGAACGTGGCCGACGACACCAG GTCTGAAGACTTGCGGCGTGAATTTGGTCGTTATGGTCCTATAGTTGATGTGTATGTTCCACTTGATTTCTACACTCGCCGTCCAAGAGGATTTGCTTATGTTCA ATTTGAGGATGTTCGTGATGCTGAAGACGCTTTACATAATTTGGACAGAAAGTGGATTTGTGGACGGCAGATTGAAATACAGTTTGCCCAGGGGGATCGAAAGA CACCAAATCAGATGAAAGCCAAGGAAGGGAGGAATGTGTACAGTTCTTCACGCTATGATGATTATGACAGATACAGACGTTCTAGAAGCCGAAGTTATGAAAGGAGGAGATCAAGAAGTCGGTCTTTTGATTACAACTATAGAAGATCGTATAGTCCTAGAAA TAGACCGACTGGAAGACCACGGCGTAGCAGAAGCCATTCCGACAATGATAG ATTCAAACACCGAAATCGATCTTTTTCAAGATCTAAATCCAATTCAAGATCACGGTCCAAGTCCCAGcccaagaaagaaatgaaggctaAATCACGTTCTAGGTCTGCATCTCACACCAAAACTAGAGGCACCTCTAAAACAGATTCCAAAACACATTATAAGTCTGGCTCAAGATATGAAAAGGAATCAAGGAAAAAAGAACCACCTAGATCCAAATCTCAGTCAAGATCACAGTCTAGGTCTAGGTCAAAATCTAGATCAAGGTCTTGGACTAGTCCT
- the SRSF10 gene encoding serine/arginine-rich splicing factor 10 isoform 2 (isoform 2 is encoded by transcript variant 2): MSRYLRPPNTSLFVRNVADDTRSEDLRREFGRYGPIVDVYVPLDFYTRRPRGFAYVQFEDVRDAEDALHNLDRKWICGRQIEIQFAQGDRKTPNQMKAKEGRNVYSSSRYDDYDRYRRSRSRSYERRRSRSRSFDYNYRRSYSPRNSRPTGRPRRSRSHSDNDRFKHRNRSFSRSKSNSRSRSKSQPKKEMKAKSRSRSASHTKTRGTSKTDSKTHYKSGSRYEKESRKKEPPRSKSQSRSQSRSRSKSRSRSWTSPKSSGH; the protein is encoded by the exons ATGTCCCGCTACCTGCGTCCCCCCAACACGTCTCTGTTCGTCAGGAACGTGGCCGACGACACCAG GTCTGAAGACTTGCGGCGTGAATTTGGTCGTTATGGTCCTATAGTTGATGTGTATGTTCCACTTGATTTCTACACTCGCCGTCCAAGAGGATTTGCTTATGTTCA ATTTGAGGATGTTCGTGATGCTGAAGACGCTTTACATAATTTGGACAGAAAGTGGATTTGTGGACGGCAGATTGAAATACAGTTTGCCCAGGGGGATCGAAAGA CACCAAATCAGATGAAAGCCAAGGAAGGGAGGAATGTGTACAGTTCTTCACGCTATGATGATTATGACAGATACAGACGTTCTAGAAGCCGAAGTTATGAAAGGAGGAGATCAAGAAGTCGGTCTTTTGATTACAACTATAGAAGATCGTATAGTCCTAGAAA CAGTAGACCGACTGGAAGACCACGGCGTAGCAGAAGCCATTCCGACAATGATAG ATTCAAACACCGAAATCGATCTTTTTCAAGATCTAAATCCAATTCAAGATCACGGTCCAAGTCCCAGcccaagaaagaaatgaaggctaAATCACGTTCTAGGTCTGCATCTCACACCAAAACTAGAGGCACCTCTAAAACAGATTCCAAAACACATTATAAGTCTGGCTCAAGATATGAAAAGGAATCAAGGAAAAAAGAACCACCTAGATCCAAATCTCAGTCAAGATCACAGTCTAGGTCTAGGTCAAAATCTAGATCAAGGTCTTGGACTAGTCCT
- the SRSF10 gene encoding serine/arginine-rich splicing factor 10 isoform X1, with protein sequence MKAKEGRNVYSSSRYDDYDRYRRSRSRSYERRRSRSRSFDYNYRRSYSPRNSRPTGRPRRSRSHSDNDRFKHRNRSFSRSKSNSRSRSKSQPKKEMKAKSRSRSASHTKTRGTSKTDSKTHYKSGSRYEKESRKKEPPRSKSQSRSQSRSRSKSRSRSWTSPKSSGH encoded by the exons ATGAAAGCCAAGGAAGGGAGGAATGTGTACAGTTCTTCACGCTATGATGATTATGACAGATACAGACGTTCTAGAAGCCGAAGTTATGAAAGGAGGAGATCAAGAAGTCGGTCTTTTGATTACAACTATAGAAGATCGTATAGTCCTAGAAA CAGTAGACCGACTGGAAGACCACGGCGTAGCAGAAGCCATTCCGACAATGATAG ATTCAAACACCGAAATCGATCTTTTTCAAGATCTAAATCCAATTCAAGATCACGGTCCAAGTCCCAGcccaagaaagaaatgaaggctaAATCACGTTCTAGGTCTGCATCTCACACCAAAACTAGAGGCACCTCTAAAACAGATTCCAAAACACATTATAAGTCTGGCTCAAGATATGAAAAGGAATCAAGGAAAAAAGAACCACCTAGATCCAAATCTCAGTCAAGATCACAGTCTAGGTCTAGGTCAAAATCTAGATCAAGGTCTTGGACTAGTCCT
- the SRSF10 gene encoding serine/arginine-rich splicing factor 10 isoform 9 (isoform 9 is encoded by transcript variant 9) translates to MSRYLRPPNTSLFVRNVADDTRSEDLRREFGRYGPIVDVYVPLDFYTRRPRGFAYVQFEDVRDAEDALHNLDRKWICGRQIEIQFAQGDRKTPNQMKAKEGRNVYSSSRYDDYDRYRRSRSRSYERRRSRSRSFDYNYRRSYSPRNSRPTGRPRRSRSHSDNDRFKHRNRSFSRSKSNSRSRSKSQPKKEMKAKSRSRPNCSWNTQYSSAYYTSRKI, encoded by the exons ATGTCCCGCTACCTGCGTCCCCCCAACACGTCTCTGTTCGTCAGGAACGTGGCCGACGACACCAG GTCTGAAGACTTGCGGCGTGAATTTGGTCGTTATGGTCCTATAGTTGATGTGTATGTTCCACTTGATTTCTACACTCGCCGTCCAAGAGGATTTGCTTATGTTCA ATTTGAGGATGTTCGTGATGCTGAAGACGCTTTACATAATTTGGACAGAAAGTGGATTTGTGGACGGCAGATTGAAATACAGTTTGCCCAGGGGGATCGAAAGA CACCAAATCAGATGAAAGCCAAGGAAGGGAGGAATGTGTACAGTTCTTCACGCTATGATGATTATGACAGATACAGACGTTCTAGAAGCCGAAGTTATGAAAGGAGGAGATCAAGAAGTCGGTCTTTTGATTACAACTATAGAAGATCGTATAGTCCTAGAAA CAGTAGACCGACTGGAAGACCACGGCGTAGCAGAAGCCATTCCGACAATGATAG ATTCAAACACCGAAATCGATCTTTTTCAAGATCTAAATCCAATTCAAGATCACGGTCCAAGTCCCAGcccaagaaagaaatgaaggctaAATCACGTTCTAG
- the SRSF10 gene encoding serine/arginine-rich splicing factor 10 isoform 8 (isoform 8 is encoded by transcript variant 8): protein MSRYLRPPNTSLFVRNVADDTRSEDLRREFGRYGPIVDVYVPLDFYTRRPRGFAYVQFEDVRDAEDALHNLDRKWICGRQIEIQFAQGDRKTPNQMKAKEGRNVYSSSRYDDYDRYRRSRSRSYERRRSRSRSFDYNYRRSYSPRNRPTGRPRRSRSHSDNDSQVSKKKNER, encoded by the exons ATGTCCCGCTACCTGCGTCCCCCCAACACGTCTCTGTTCGTCAGGAACGTGGCCGACGACACCAG GTCTGAAGACTTGCGGCGTGAATTTGGTCGTTATGGTCCTATAGTTGATGTGTATGTTCCACTTGATTTCTACACTCGCCGTCCAAGAGGATTTGCTTATGTTCA ATTTGAGGATGTTCGTGATGCTGAAGACGCTTTACATAATTTGGACAGAAAGTGGATTTGTGGACGGCAGATTGAAATACAGTTTGCCCAGGGGGATCGAAAGA CACCAAATCAGATGAAAGCCAAGGAAGGGAGGAATGTGTACAGTTCTTCACGCTATGATGATTATGACAGATACAGACGTTCTAGAAGCCGAAGTTATGAAAGGAGGAGATCAAGAAGTCGGTCTTTTGATTACAACTATAGAAGATCGTATAGTCCTAGAAA TAGACCGACTGGAAGACCACGGCGTAGCAGAAGCCATTCCGACAATGATAG
- the SRSF10 gene encoding serine/arginine-rich splicing factor 10 isoform 4 (isoform 4 is encoded by transcript variant 4): MSRYLRPPNTSLFVRNVADDTRSEDLRREFGRYGPIVDVYVPLDFYTRRPRGFAYVQFEDVRDAEDALHNLDRKWICGRQIEIQFAQGDRKTPNQMKAKEGRNVYSSSRYDDYDRYRRSRSRSYERRRSRSRSFDYNYRRSYSPRNSRPTGRPRRSRSHSDNDSQVSKKKNER; the protein is encoded by the exons ATGTCCCGCTACCTGCGTCCCCCCAACACGTCTCTGTTCGTCAGGAACGTGGCCGACGACACCAG GTCTGAAGACTTGCGGCGTGAATTTGGTCGTTATGGTCCTATAGTTGATGTGTATGTTCCACTTGATTTCTACACTCGCCGTCCAAGAGGATTTGCTTATGTTCA ATTTGAGGATGTTCGTGATGCTGAAGACGCTTTACATAATTTGGACAGAAAGTGGATTTGTGGACGGCAGATTGAAATACAGTTTGCCCAGGGGGATCGAAAGA CACCAAATCAGATGAAAGCCAAGGAAGGGAGGAATGTGTACAGTTCTTCACGCTATGATGATTATGACAGATACAGACGTTCTAGAAGCCGAAGTTATGAAAGGAGGAGATCAAGAAGTCGGTCTTTTGATTACAACTATAGAAGATCGTATAGTCCTAGAAA CAGTAGACCGACTGGAAGACCACGGCGTAGCAGAAGCCATTCCGACAATGATAG